In Sesamum indicum cultivar Zhongzhi No. 13 linkage group LG8, S_indicum_v1.0, whole genome shotgun sequence, the sequence AAGTTAAGGAAATCAAGTAATTAAAGGTCgacaagtaaaataatatgtgtgtatgtgtaaattaatgaaaaaatgcaagcaaaccccttgtgatatcgcaaatgagcaaattacccccttataaaaaaataaatagcgatttacctctctgtattttttaaaatacaataatttaccccacTATGATTCTTAAAAtggagcaatttacctccctatataaggaggtaaattgctccctatataaggaggtaaattgcttcattttgaaaagtacaatggggtaaattgctatattcttttcataggaacataatgtgctcattttcaattcaCAAGGGGTAAATTGGTATTCACccgtaaattaattatacatataaaaaaaaaatacaattaaaaatgaaacacGTTTTTTAGCTAAGAAGGTGATATATGGAGGTGGTGCAGGCATCAGCAGATAAAGTGCTACAGGAAACTTGCAACTACATCAGAAACTTGCACAAAGAGATGGATGATCTGAGTGCGAGGCTATCCCAACTTCTCTCTACCGTAGATACTGACAGCCCCGAGGCTGCAATAATCAGGACTTTAATCTAGTTACTAATTATGTTTAAGGAATTTGGGTTTTATAATTAGGTGGATGTTTTCCGAGGCTGTCTgcagatataattataataactcatcGGCTGTGATGTGTGCAAtggttgtaattaattaatgttgaatcatatataataataaagtatctTCAACTCTCCTAAATCTTAATTCCTAATTTTCATCACCATACATTAATATTctcattaattctttttttatcaatctaaattacaaaaatacttgaaaatgtataaattcattttgacaattttgtactgtaattttaaaaattcgcATGTTAAAGACCTACCAGAATatgctaaaataataataataaaaaaagtacacTCAATGACCcttaatatgcaaaatttttaaatttacagaataaaaattttgaagtaCGAGTAATGATCACTCTATATGcgtacatatatacaaacatcatatatttaattatacagaGATGAAGAATCAACGATTCATTGTATGAGTGGTGAGATTGTGAGCTCGAATTTTAggaatgtatgtatatttggtttaaaaaattacacaaagaagaaaaaggggaaACGCTTTCTGGGATAAACTCGTGTCTTAATAAGAAAACTGTAAAAGCGTCATACATGATTTCTGCTAATTACAACTTAAGAAGAGCCTGATTTGAGGGGGCTGGCAATCTTTTAATGGGCTGGACTCATTGGGCCTTTACCCAGACCATATGATAAGTAGTCTAGCCCATTTAGACACATTAACTTTTTTCCACTCACTCATCCAGACACCATCTgaacccaaaatctgaaaAAAGAGATCTTAAAGCCCAAACTGGAGGACTGTCccttaaagaaattattttgagCATAATTAGTAATGAATAAGGGAAGCATTGTGGAGTACAAATTTAGGGTGTTGATTACAAGTTGAAAGAAAGTAGAAGATTTATATATTGGGAAAAGGCAGATGGGCACAAGGAAGCATGTGATGGAGAAGATAGAGAGTTGAAGAAGTAGAACCCCAATTGGGAGAACAATACACATTCCAACTAAGGATCCATGTGCCTTAGCTTATTTTTAGGCCACAACcaggtggaggtggaggtggagatGGGTGAATAATACCATACCCCCCATCtcacaaaattaatacttatataacttatttatttggattatGTCTCCctattatgcatatatataaaatttcaaaaatt encodes:
- the LOC105167664 gene encoding transcription factor PRE1-like, with the translated sequence MSGRRSRQSSGSCSSSRITDDQIIELVSKLHQLLPEIRNTTRRSNKASADKVLQETCNYIRNLHKEMDDLSARLSQLLSTVDTDSPEAAIIRTLI